A DNA window from Onychostoma macrolepis isolate SWU-2019 chromosome 13, ASM1243209v1, whole genome shotgun sequence contains the following coding sequences:
- the st3gal7 gene encoding ST3 beta-galactoside alpha-2,3-sialyltransferase 7 encodes MVTLKHLSVNDNDEDSVPLLPEASSLESPTTQHSRAESREFFLSRRNNFILSIALLLSCYSAILVPAYLPTPEPTWTNDSSAETLALQNQSCRSGWSVERVRTLSIPAGLLKIPVFLENSTGDWALPPPLGLQGSEEMVAQALKALPYTAVPTGPETCRRCVVVGSGGILHGKNLGPHIDQYNIIIRVNNAPVFGYEKDAGSRTTIRLIYPEGAPSQSQEYQSTELVALVAFKSLDLAWLISVITKEPLSWWSKLWFWKNVIDSIPLQPENVRILNPEIMYRTGQVLKTYAEQQKKMVPTLGITAVVLALQVCDEVSLAGFGYDLQHPGALLHYYGSLRMDAMNTQVVHDVSAETILLRELVKSGAVRDLTGAL; translated from the exons ATGGTGACTCTGAAACACTTGAGTGTTAATGATAATGACGAAGACAGCGTTCCTCTGTTACCGGAAGCCAGCAGCTTAGAGAGCCCAACCACCCAACACAGCAGGGCAGAGTCCAGAGAATTCTTCCTTAGCCG GAGGAACAACTTCATTTTAAGCATTGCTCTGTTGTTGAGCTGTTATTCGGCCATTCTGGTTCCTGCATATCTGCCAACCCCAGAGCCCACCTGGACTAATGACAGTTCTGCTGAAACTCTG GCTCTGCAGAATCAGTCCTGTCGCAGCGGCTGGAGTGTGGAGAGGGTGAGGACACTGTCTATACCTGCTGGGCTGCTGAAGATTCCCGTGTTCCTGGAGAACAGCACAGGAGACTGGGCACTGCCTCCTCCTCTGGGCCTGCAGGGTAGTGAGGAGATGGTGGCTCAGGCCCTGAAAGCCCTGCCTTACACTGCTGTACCCACTGGCCCAGAGACCTGCAGGAGATGCGTGGTGGTTGGAAGCGGTGGCATTTTACACGGCAAAAATCTTGGACCTCATATAGACCAGTACAACATCATCATCAG AGTGAACAATGCTCCAGTATTTGGATATGAAAAAGACGCTGGATCTAGAACTACCATTCGGCTCATTTATCCAGAAGGGGCGCCTTCTCAGTCACAAGAATACCAGAGTACTGAACTGGTGGCTTTGGTGGCATTCAAGAGTTTAGATTTAGCATGGCTCATCTCTGTAATAACCAAAGAGCCTTTG AGCTGGTGGTCTAAATTGTGGTTCTGGAAGAATGTAATAGACTCGATACCTCTTCAACCAGAAAATGTCCGCATCCTAAATCCTGAAATCATGTACAGGACTGGACAGGTGCTGAAAACCTATGCAGAACAACAGAAAAAG atGGTGCCGACGCTGGGTATAACGGCAGTAGTTCTGGCCCTGCAGGTGTGTGATGAGGTGAGTTTAGCTGGATTTGGATACGACCTGCAGCACCCTGGAGCTCTGCTGCATTATTACGGCTCTCTCCGCATGGATGCCATGAACACACAGGTGGTTCACGATGTCAGTGCTGAGACCATCTTACTGCGGGAGCTGGTTAAATCTGGAGCGGTGCGAGACCTCACTGGTGCACTGTGA